One Ostrea edulis chromosome 2, xbOstEdul1.1, whole genome shotgun sequence genomic region harbors:
- the LOC125681997 gene encoding uncharacterized protein LOC125681997, with protein MEQKISHLLKSAIISLCTQHYTEKLEVDGIICISSQQTNLQHVIKVHQTIDPSNSHYHEGVPRDSSPAPAPKSGAPWIGQQKKGGISAEKIKSRKRSRNADDSDPDFNCNVTNSVDNFPTIVKQLHKRKSRTQKISTYTEYDTEGSDSPGYGSDAQDGRYGVNDGSMREEPMGSASVLLKLLAKPHKRSMMANQSNSMNPSIEMVNLEGIPKVGMEYQIKLNDGSVSSKEHVSQDEDASTTSEIPAVKEEPIWDGEYGGMDQQNQNGISDESKRIDSSAGTNSDASLERNSILMKILEGKSLREAYKAEQHSSPGLPVQNSDEKSKSAEQDNSLLYRLPFVSFQDLFPQNSQDILPNENNSTAKGGLKKPLTLQTLEYTKTTSAQSSHGNSNTQTEKTSPEQKYSTRLSSGKKNPISYQEMLGTVSYSSDDEKDQGEKDADEEMYTPQQSEYQTMNQESDISENTTGAKRRKMGPRCKVNVKHEESKGTNGGVTEKPKPTVVCSNDRFECSICGRIFSSRALRDMHEDAERAEHFFKCPLCDGFFGSEESKLIHMQDRHGIATKEFAEERAIKKVAASKNKSLAKRKEALQMKKSILSQDENREDYADRDSKESSRDSFSIDIKQEKTEEYTIECDMCDMKFLGQDELKAHTQSFHGAV; from the coding sequence ATGGAGCAAAAGATAAGTCACTTGTTGAAGTCGGCTATTATCTCACTCTGTACCCAGCATTACACAGAGAAGTTGGAGGTGGATGGTATAATTTGCATCTCTTCACAACAGACAAACCTCCAACATGTCATCAAGGTCCACCAGACCATAGATCCCAGCAATTCTCATTATCATGAAGGAGTCCCTCGAGATTCCTCACCAGCACCTGCTCCCAAGTCAGGAGCTCCTTGGATTGGACAACAGAAAAAGGGAGGAATATctgcagaaaaaataaaatccagaaaACGATCCAGAAATGCGGATGACAGTGATCCAGACTTTAATTGTAATGTAACAAACAGTGTTGACAATTTCCCCACAATTGTGAAGCAACTTCATAAACGAAAATCCAGGACACAGAAGATCAGTACTTATACAGAATATGATACAGAGGGGTCAGATAGTCCAGGCTATGGGTCTGATGCACAGGATGGACGGTATGGGGTTAATGACGGCAGTATGAGAGAGGAGCCCATGGGATCTGCTTCTGTCTTGCTGAAGTTATTGGCAAAGCCTCACAAAAGATCAATGATGGCAAACCAGTCTAATTCAATGAATCCAAGTATTGAAATGGTCAATTTAGAGGGAATACCAAAAGTTGGAATGGAGTATCAAATAAAACTGAATGATGGCTCTGTATCCAGCAAAGAACATGTCTCTCAAGATGAGGACGCATCAACAACATCTGAAATCCCAGCAGTGAAAGAGGAGCCGATTTGGGATGGAGAATATGGGGGAATGGaccaacaaaatcagaatggtATTTCTGATGAGAGCAAGAGAATTGACAGTTCTGCTGGAACTAACTCTGATGCATCCTTAGAAAGAAACtccattttaatgaaaattctGGAAGGAAAAAGTTTGAGAGAAGCTTACAAGGCAGAACAACATTCCTCACCTGGTCTGCCAGTTCAAAACTCAGATGAAAAATCCAAGTCCGCAGAGCAGGATAACTCCTTATTATATCGCTTGccttttgtttcattccaagatCTTTTCCCACAGAATTCTCAAGATATTTTACCCAATGAAAACAACAGCACAGCAAAAGGTGGACTTAAAAAGCCCCTAACTCTGCAAACTCTTGAGTATACAAAAACAACTTCTGCTCAATCATCTCATGGTAATTCCAACACACAGACCGAGAAAACATCTCCTGAACAGAAATATTCAACACGTCTCTCATCTGGAAAGAAAAATCCCATAAGTTATCAGGAAATGCTGGGAACTGTGAGTTACAGCTCAGACGATGAAAAAGATCAAGGAGAAAAAGATGCTGATGAAGAAATGTACACACCACAGCAGTCTGAGTACCAGACAATGAATCAAGAATCTGACATATCAGAAAATACAACAGGGGCTAAGCGACGGAAAATGGGACCAAGGTGTAAGGTCAATGTTAAACATGAAGAGTCCAAGGGTACCAATGGAGGGGTCACTGAAAAGCCCAAACCTACAGTGGTTTGTAGTAATGATCGATTTGAATGCAGTATTTGTGGGCGGATATTCAGTAGTCGAGCTTTACGTGACATGCATGAAGATGCAGAGCGTGCTGAACACTTCTTTAAATGTCCACTATGTGATGGGTTTTTTGGAAGTGAGGAGTCAAAACTAATTCACATGCAAGATAGACATGGGATAGCAACAAAAGAATTTGCAGAAGAGAGAGCTATTAAGAAAGTTGCTGCatcaaaaaataaatcattagcaAAGAGGAAGGAAGCACTGCAGATGAAGAAGTCAATTCTAAGTCAAGATGAGAATAGAGAGGATTATGCAGATAGAGATTCAAAGGAGAGCAGCCGTGACTCATTCTCTATAGATATTAAGCAGGAGAAAACCGAGGAATACACAATAGAGTGTGACATGTGTGACATGAAATTCTTGGGACAAGACGAACTTAAAGCGCACACTCAATCCTTTCATGGAGCGGTTTGA
- the LOC125682000 gene encoding malignant T-cell-amplified sequence 1-like, whose amino-acid sequence MFKKFDDKEMVSGVNNAKSSVQKAIRNSVSENYPFIEQYLSQIIPKKGDLKLVKCHEHIEILANAAGEPLMFRHRDGPYMPTLKLLHKYPFMLPRMQVDKGAIRFVLSGANIMCPGLTSPGAKMTRLDPDKVVAVMAEGKEHAVAIGMTKMSSDEIISKNKGIGIENIHYLNDGLWNMRTVK is encoded by the exons ATGTTTAAAAA atttGATGACAAAGAAATGGTATCTGGTGTTAATAATGCAAAGTCCTCAGTCCAGAAAGCTATAAGAAATTCTGTATCAGAAAATTATCCTTTTATAGAGCAATATCTTAGTCAGATTATTCCAAAGAAAGGCGATCTTAAACTTGTCAAATG TCATGAACACATAGAAATACTTGCCAATGCTGCAGGTGAACCTTTAATGTTCAGACACAGAGACGGACCTTATATGCCAACATTGAAGCTTTTGCACAAGT ACCCCTTCATGTTACCGCGGATGCAGGTAGATAAAGGTGCTATTAGGTTTGTTTTGAGTGGAGCCAATATCATGTGTCCAGGATTGACATCACCCGGTGCCAAGATGACAAGATTAGACCCAGACAAAGTTGTTGCAGTGATGGCAGAGGGTAAAGAACATGCTGTGGCCATTGGAATGACAAAAATGTCCTCAGATGAAAT CATCTCAAAAAACAAAGGTATTGGGATAGAGAACATTCATTACCTAAATGATGGACTTTGGAACATGAGGACTGTTAAGTGA